In one Pseudomonas sp. SG20056 genomic region, the following are encoded:
- a CDS encoding polysaccharide pyruvyl transferase family protein — protein sequence MFTPTAMKYGLITNVMTFGHLTSGSRSNLGDDIQTHAVEHLYATMGIPSEQIVRLNRYDFHRYDGRHGYILMPMCGYFTLGNAQSPLPLSPYIIPVYFSFGLSSDVDDPADLEHFRRHEPIGTRDERVMQMFRERGIAAFTSGCLTITFPRRERAPVDGKVFLVDVPDELLEYLPAELADKVERVTHILPYERIPSDQEEADRLDALARSLCRRYADEGVLVVTSRLHCAAPCIAMGVPTIVVAHNISDRFAWLDRFVKIHTRDTFAEIDWNPEVPEIEEVKQTIRSAAARQIELARERWAPWAEISAFYESRERSHYNHLMEQALRRLLPDDSAPLRFAFWGANTHGVRLSRALRELRPGSELIVVVDEYLQAERFCGVPVVRSDHLEALQRDGVYVFIATFAGRDYAEQHLQRAGVAHGCLFHDQLTFHALS from the coding sequence ATGTTCACGCCTACGGCCATGAAGTACGGCCTGATTACCAATGTCATGACTTTCGGCCATCTGACCAGTGGTAGTCGGAGCAACCTGGGAGACGACATCCAGACCCATGCTGTCGAGCATCTGTATGCGACCATGGGCATCCCGTCCGAGCAGATCGTGCGTCTGAATCGCTATGACTTCCACCGATACGATGGTCGCCATGGTTATATCCTGATGCCGATGTGCGGCTACTTCACACTCGGTAACGCGCAGAGCCCGTTGCCGCTTTCGCCCTACATCATTCCCGTCTATTTCAGCTTTGGCCTGTCCAGCGACGTGGACGACCCCGCTGACCTTGAGCATTTTCGCCGCCACGAGCCGATCGGTACGCGCGACGAGCGGGTTATGCAGATGTTCCGCGAGCGCGGCATTGCCGCTTTCACCTCGGGCTGTCTGACCATTACCTTCCCCCGCCGTGAACGCGCACCGGTGGATGGCAAGGTGTTCCTCGTTGACGTGCCCGATGAGTTGCTGGAATACCTGCCTGCGGAACTGGCGGACAAGGTGGAGCGGGTCACCCATATCCTTCCCTACGAACGTATTCCCTCAGATCAGGAGGAGGCTGACCGCCTCGATGCTCTGGCCCGCAGCTTGTGTCGTCGCTATGCCGACGAAGGAGTGCTGGTGGTGACCAGCCGCCTGCATTGCGCAGCGCCTTGTATCGCCATGGGGGTACCGACCATCGTCGTGGCACACAACATCAGTGACCGCTTCGCCTGGCTGGATCGTTTCGTGAAGATCCATACTCGGGACACCTTTGCCGAGATCGATTGGAACCCCGAGGTGCCGGAAATCGAAGAGGTCAAACAGACAATTCGCAGTGCAGCTGCCAGGCAAATAGAACTCGCACGCGAGCGCTGGGCGCCTTGGGCCGAAATCAGTGCGTTCTACGAGTCGCGTGAGCGTAGCCACTACAACCATCTGATGGAGCAGGCGTTACGCCGGTTGCTGCCCGATGACTCAGCTCCCTTGCGTTTTGCTTTCTGGGGGGCCAATACGCACGGTGTCCGTTTGAGTCGAGCCTTGCGGGAGTTACGCCCCGGTAGTGAGCTGATTGTGGTGGTGGACGAGTACCTGCAGGCAGAGCGTTTCTGTGGCGTGCCGGTGGTGCGTTCGGATCATCTGGAGGCTTTGCAGCGTGATGGCGTCTATGTGTTCATTGCCACGTTTGCGGGGCGTGATTATGCCGAGCAGCATCTGCAAAGGGCAGGTGTCGCGCATGGCTGCCTGTTCCATGATCAGCTCACTTTCCATGCACTTTCGTAA
- a CDS encoding FkbM family methyltransferase, with protein MEKTQHNRLVRAREAFKAGEIDKFQYGERINQEHAGLFDYPEFLTGTDVAEIRITADGVSVSSAAHGIAMLVDAVDLHATPYTLLDFGQYERDETAFLKSVLRDGEVFLDIGANLGWYSLVLGRHCPNSRIYAFEPIPSTVEMFERNIRLNRLENIEILRMGLFNQEDELNFLFAPDVSGATSLKLAGQTRGHASIQNVVCRTTTLDAFCVSRNIVPALLKIDVEGAELMVVQGGERILEATPIILMELLRKWSRAFGYHPNDVFALLERYGYRAWVFVEGGGLEVCTQVTEETVQTNYIFMHPQKHAETIAQWQRPVR; from the coding sequence ATGGAAAAGACTCAACACAACCGCCTTGTCCGGGCCCGGGAAGCTTTTAAGGCAGGTGAGATCGACAAATTTCAATACGGCGAGCGGATCAACCAAGAGCACGCAGGGCTTTTCGATTATCCCGAGTTCCTCACTGGCACCGATGTGGCGGAAATCCGCATCACCGCTGATGGGGTCTCGGTCAGCTCAGCCGCCCATGGCATCGCCATGCTGGTGGATGCCGTGGATCTGCATGCCACACCCTACACGCTGCTGGATTTTGGACAGTACGAACGCGATGAAACCGCTTTTCTCAAGTCGGTACTGCGTGACGGTGAGGTCTTCCTCGACATCGGCGCCAATCTGGGCTGGTACTCTCTGGTGCTGGGCCGGCACTGCCCTAACTCGCGCATTTACGCTTTCGAGCCGATCCCGTCTACCGTTGAAATGTTCGAGAGAAATATCCGTCTCAACCGCTTGGAGAATATCGAGATTCTTCGCATGGGGCTGTTCAATCAGGAGGACGAGCTGAACTTCCTTTTTGCCCCTGATGTATCCGGTGCTACTTCACTGAAGTTGGCCGGACAAACCCGGGGACATGCTTCGATACAGAACGTCGTCTGTCGAACCACGACCCTTGATGCGTTCTGTGTCAGCCGCAACATCGTTCCCGCGCTGTTGAAGATCGATGTGGAGGGGGCTGAGCTGATGGTGGTGCAGGGCGGTGAGAGGATCCTGGAGGCTACGCCGATCATCCTGATGGAGTTATTGCGTAAGTGGTCACGGGCGTTCGGCTACCATCCCAATGACGTGTTTGCCCTGCTGGAGCGCTATGGTTACCGCGCGTGGGTCTTCGTCGAGGGAGGCGGGCTCGAGGTCTGCACTCAGGTCACCGAGGAAACCGTTCAGACCAACTACATCTTCATGCATCCGCAAAAGCACGCGGAGACGATTGCCCAATGGCAGCGCCCTGTCCGATAG
- a CDS encoding NAD-dependent epimerase/dehydratase family protein — MEPVDIPRRHPVIAEDLAVIFSRDEDWRRFAGCHVLIAGATSFLAAYLVEFFASLSERWPEQPVVIHALARHPEKLRKRFPHLIAQSWFRPIIQDVCDPLPVLERVDFIVHAAGAGSPKQYLSDPIGTTRSNVLGALNLLELARQHSARLLLMSSGAVYGHGESDRPISETDFGALDPLDISACYGEGKRVAETLCADYHRQHGVAAVMARISHTYGPGIALDDGRSFADFVADALAGRDIVLNSDGSGSRPFCYVADATAAFLILLLRGEGGNAYNVGLDQETTILELARLIAGLSPTPGLQVKHPPASLERQALFRVGGHFNLAKMERLGWRPSILPEVGFARTLRYFLQS; from the coding sequence ATGGAGCCAGTGGATATCCCGCGCCGTCATCCGGTGATCGCCGAAGACTTGGCAGTGATTTTTTCCCGTGACGAGGATTGGCGGCGTTTTGCCGGTTGTCATGTGCTGATCGCCGGAGCCACCAGTTTCTTGGCCGCCTACCTTGTGGAGTTCTTCGCATCTCTTAGTGAGCGTTGGCCGGAGCAGCCCGTCGTCATCCATGCCTTGGCGCGGCACCCGGAGAAACTGCGCAAGCGTTTCCCCCATCTGATCGCTCAGAGCTGGTTCCGCCCAATCATTCAGGATGTCTGTGATCCTCTTCCTGTCCTGGAACGGGTGGATTTCATCGTCCACGCGGCAGGTGCCGGCAGCCCCAAGCAGTATCTGAGCGACCCCATCGGCACCACTCGCTCTAACGTGCTGGGTGCGCTCAACCTGCTGGAACTGGCCAGGCAGCATTCGGCGCGTTTGTTGTTGATGAGCAGTGGTGCGGTCTACGGCCATGGTGAGAGCGACAGGCCTATCAGCGAGACCGATTTCGGTGCGCTGGATCCGCTGGATATTTCCGCCTGCTACGGTGAAGGGAAGCGGGTGGCAGAAACCTTGTGTGCCGATTATCACCGCCAGCATGGTGTGGCCGCCGTCATGGCGCGTATCTCTCACACCTATGGTCCGGGTATTGCCCTTGATGATGGGCGATCCTTCGCCGATTTCGTTGCCGATGCATTGGCAGGGCGTGACATCGTGCTTAATAGCGACGGTTCCGGTAGTCGTCCGTTCTGCTATGTTGCCGATGCCACCGCCGCTTTCCTGATCCTGTTGCTGCGCGGCGAGGGCGGCAACGCCTACAACGTCGGGCTGGATCAGGAAACCACCATCCTCGAACTGGCCAGGTTGATCGCAGGGCTTTCGCCGACCCCCGGCCTGCAGGTGAAACACCCGCCGGCGAGCTTGGAGCGGCAGGCACTGTTTCGAGTTGGCGGCCATTTCAACCTCGCCAAGATGGAGCGCTTGGGCTGGCGGCCAAGCATCTTGCCCGAAGTGGGGTTTGCCCGAACCCTGCGTTACTTCCTTCAGTCCTGA
- a CDS encoding class I SAM-dependent methyltransferase encodes MPFVALRVFGHEPVEITADWGLRDLRQGMAYTLCNSLQCQECGALFLDFRFTDEQMAALYHNYRDEQYNAQRMRFEPGYVNVIPHYHQRAAYLDDVEAWLAPHLPESPMVLDWGGDSGINSLFRKRNRLLHIHDISGVELVPGAERIDLEQIGQQQYDLVTCSQVLEHVSYPLEVVRSMLPALGSETLLYLEVPHEALVREHPGSLELAPLKRHWHEHVNFFSEVALHRLLERQGLVLVDVLRLPVDVGWSRGEVMGVLARRA; translated from the coding sequence ATGCCTTTCGTCGCCCTGCGAGTATTTGGCCATGAGCCGGTGGAAATCACCGCAGACTGGGGATTGCGCGATTTGCGCCAGGGCATGGCCTATACCCTGTGCAACTCGTTGCAGTGCCAGGAGTGCGGGGCACTGTTCCTCGACTTCCGTTTTACCGATGAGCAGATGGCGGCGCTCTACCACAATTACCGCGACGAGCAATATAACGCCCAGCGTATGCGTTTCGAGCCGGGTTACGTCAACGTGATACCTCACTACCACCAGCGCGCCGCCTATCTGGATGACGTGGAGGCCTGGCTGGCACCACATCTGCCCGAGTCGCCTATGGTGTTGGACTGGGGCGGCGACAGTGGTATCAACAGTCTGTTTCGCAAGCGTAATCGCTTGCTGCACATTCACGATATTTCCGGCGTTGAGCTGGTGCCTGGCGCCGAACGCATCGATCTTGAGCAGATTGGCCAGCAGCAATACGACCTCGTGACCTGTAGTCAGGTATTGGAGCACGTGTCCTACCCCCTGGAAGTGGTTCGGAGCATGCTGCCGGCCCTGGGCTCTGAGACGCTGCTGTACTTGGAAGTGCCTCATGAGGCTCTGGTACGTGAGCATCCAGGGAGCCTGGAGCTGGCGCCGCTCAAGCGCCATTGGCACGAACACGTCAACTTCTTCAGCGAGGTGGCCCTGCATCGTCTGCTGGAGCGCCAGGGGCTAGTGCTGGTCGATGTCCTGCGTCTGCCCGTGGATGTGGGCTGGAGCCGAGGTGAGGTGATGGGCGTGCTGGCGAGGCGGGCCTGA
- a CDS encoding SDR family oxidoreductase, with translation MVSVEALFRLDGRVAVITGGGGLLGYQHAATIAGLGGLPILLDIDAQALAANAARLAEETGQQILTLEADITELDAVIAAGERLQAQYGRVDILINNAARNPKVESAGDKDFSRLEHFPWEQWQLDLNVGLGGAFNCAKVFGARMARQGRGVIINIASDLGVIAPDQRLYRVPGREAEQQPVKPVTYSVVKHGLIGLTKYLATYWCEQGVRCNALSPGGVYAGQNDVFVSKLSQLIPLGRMADADEYRGAIAFLCSDASSYMNGANLVVDGGRSAW, from the coding sequence ATGGTTAGTGTGGAAGCGCTGTTTCGCCTGGATGGCCGGGTGGCGGTCATTACTGGCGGTGGCGGGCTGCTTGGTTATCAGCATGCCGCAACCATCGCAGGCCTCGGAGGCTTGCCGATCCTGCTGGATATCGATGCCCAAGCGCTCGCGGCAAACGCCGCTCGCCTCGCTGAGGAGACCGGCCAGCAAATCCTGACGCTTGAGGCCGACATCACTGAGCTGGATGCCGTGATCGCGGCGGGCGAACGCTTGCAGGCCCAATACGGTCGAGTGGACATTCTGATCAACAATGCCGCGCGTAACCCCAAGGTGGAGAGCGCCGGCGACAAGGATTTTTCCCGTTTGGAGCACTTCCCCTGGGAGCAATGGCAGCTCGACCTGAATGTAGGTTTGGGCGGTGCCTTCAACTGCGCCAAAGTGTTCGGTGCGCGGATGGCACGGCAGGGGCGTGGGGTGATTATCAACATTGCTTCCGACCTGGGTGTCATCGCGCCGGATCAGCGTCTGTACCGCGTGCCGGGGCGTGAGGCCGAGCAGCAGCCGGTCAAGCCGGTTACCTATTCGGTGGTCAAACATGGCCTGATCGGTCTGACCAAGTACCTGGCCACCTACTGGTGCGAACAGGGCGTGCGTTGTAATGCACTGTCGCCTGGTGGCGTCTATGCCGGGCAGAACGATGTGTTCGTCAGCAAACTGAGCCAACTGATTCCCCTCGGGCGCATGGCTGATGCCGACGAGTACCGGGGGGCGATCGCCTTTCTTTGTTCGGATGCCTCCTCTTATATGAATGGCGCCAATCTGGTGGTGGATGGAGGCCGTAGCGCATGGTGA
- a CDS encoding Gfo/Idh/MocA family oxidoreductase, which translates to MKVLFCGLGSIGQRHLRNLKQLLGDELQVHAYRVRGQRIKLREGGVEEGADLECDYAITVHSSLEQALACKPDAAFICNPNALHVPVALACARAGVAIFMEKPLASDLSGVAELDSLVRAQGLLFHVGYNYRYHPGLQRIKTLLEAGFFGRVLSARAEIGEHLPDWHRYEDYREMYASRADQGGGVIRSQIHEMDLICWFFGLPRSIVCHGGKLSGLEIDVEDTASSLMRYEGELGRFPILLHQDFLQRPPVRTFKVIGDAGVAEIDLLANQLRVHDAHGVLCEQDDFPGFSRNDMFLAQTRQFLHCLRHGEPSPIGLRDGLQSLRLALAALRSLERQCEVSLSEVDIHG; encoded by the coding sequence GTGAAGGTTCTATTTTGCGGTCTTGGCAGCATTGGCCAACGCCATTTGCGCAACCTGAAGCAACTGCTGGGTGATGAGCTTCAGGTACATGCCTATCGAGTGCGTGGACAGCGCATCAAGTTACGCGAAGGAGGTGTTGAAGAGGGCGCTGATCTGGAGTGTGATTACGCCATTACCGTCCACTCCAGTCTGGAGCAGGCTCTTGCCTGTAAACCGGATGCAGCGTTCATCTGCAACCCAAACGCTTTGCATGTGCCAGTCGCCTTGGCCTGCGCTCGCGCCGGTGTTGCCATCTTCATGGAGAAACCACTGGCAAGTGACCTGTCGGGCGTTGCCGAACTGGATAGCCTGGTACGGGCGCAAGGACTGTTGTTTCACGTGGGCTACAACTATCGCTACCACCCCGGCTTGCAACGCATCAAGACGCTGCTCGAAGCCGGTTTTTTCGGCCGTGTGCTGTCTGCTCGGGCCGAGATCGGCGAGCACCTGCCAGATTGGCACCGCTACGAGGACTACCGTGAGATGTATGCTTCGCGGGCCGACCAGGGTGGCGGTGTGATCCGCTCACAGATTCATGAAATGGATCTGATCTGCTGGTTTTTCGGCTTGCCGCGCAGCATCGTCTGTCATGGTGGCAAGCTGAGTGGTTTGGAGATCGATGTTGAGGATACCGCTTCGTCGTTGATGCGTTATGAGGGTGAGCTGGGCCGTTTTCCCATTTTGCTTCATCAGGACTTTTTGCAGCGCCCCCCCGTGCGTACCTTCAAGGTAATCGGCGATGCTGGTGTTGCCGAAATCGATCTGCTTGCCAACCAACTGCGCGTGCATGATGCCCATGGCGTGCTGTGCGAGCAGGATGATTTCCCCGGTTTTAGTCGCAACGACATGTTCCTGGCCCAGACCCGGCAATTTCTGCATTGTCTGCGCCACGGTGAGCCTTCACCTATCGGGCTCCGCGACGGCTTGCAGAGTCTGCGGCTGGCTTTGGCGGCGCTGCGTTCGCTGGAGCGGCAGTGCGAAGTGTCATTGAGCGAGGTCGATATCCATGGTTAG
- a CDS encoding sugar phosphate isomerase/epimerase codes for MDIDHLTAYAAAGVFTKQGRLGPPLDGHYQAFPRATWEQELAMLGTLPGIRGIEWMYDLYGEGANPLESESGRQQLNICLAQAGLKLHSVCADYFMDCPLVRCTSAQRKQRCERLAWLIDVCPQVGIRRIVLPLLDAASIRTQQERATVVDCLRQILPLAQKRGVHLSLESDLAPQPFRELLLALDHPMVGVNYDTGNSAAAGFDPREEFATYGAWIVSVHVKDRRRGAATVPLGEGDADFPLLRELLLQIDYHGDFVMEAARGEPGQEPAWQTCMAARTANWLRGGALINERLS; via the coding sequence ATGGATATCGACCATCTCACCGCTTATGCCGCTGCAGGTGTCTTCACCAAGCAGGGCCGACTGGGGCCCCCTCTCGATGGACACTATCAGGCCTTTCCTCGAGCGACCTGGGAACAGGAGCTGGCGATGCTCGGGACGCTACCTGGGATACGCGGCATCGAGTGGATGTACGACCTGTATGGCGAAGGCGCGAATCCGCTGGAAAGCGAGTCTGGCCGGCAGCAGCTGAACATTTGCCTGGCCCAGGCTGGCCTCAAGCTTCATTCCGTGTGTGCGGACTATTTCATGGATTGTCCGTTAGTGCGCTGCACGTCAGCGCAGCGCAAACAGCGCTGCGAACGTCTGGCCTGGCTGATCGACGTGTGTCCGCAAGTGGGCATTCGGCGCATCGTGCTGCCGCTGCTGGATGCGGCCAGCATCCGCACACAGCAAGAGCGGGCCACGGTCGTCGACTGTTTGCGTCAGATACTTCCTCTGGCGCAAAAACGGGGAGTGCATTTGAGCCTGGAGAGTGATCTGGCGCCACAGCCTTTCCGTGAGCTGCTTCTGGCGCTTGACCATCCCATGGTCGGCGTCAATTACGACACAGGTAACAGTGCGGCGGCCGGCTTCGACCCACGCGAGGAGTTCGCGACCTATGGCGCCTGGATTGTCAGTGTGCATGTCAAGGACCGTCGACGCGGCGCAGCTACCGTCCCCTTGGGTGAGGGCGACGCAGACTTCCCGCTATTACGTGAACTATTGCTGCAGATCGACTATCACGGCGATTTCGTTATGGAAGCGGCCAGAGGTGAGCCGGGGCAGGAGCCGGCCTGGCAGACGTGCATGGCAGCGCGTACCGCCAACTGGCTGCGCGGTGGCGCGTTAATCAATGAGAGGCTTTCGTGA
- a CDS encoding thiamine pyrophosphate-binding protein produces MRVADYIFEFIANQGIGHVFFLPGGGAMHLNNALLRQPRLSAVSMLHEQGASIASEGYARTSGKFGACLVTSGPGATNAITGLAGAWFESTPVLFVSGQVKRADLKGDSGLRQLGTQELDIVSVVTPLTKYAVCLLDPLRVRYELEKALYLMLSGRKGPVWFDVPLDVQATEVDPEQLQRYEAPHHVEPTAPDAPALVRLAQRLQQAQRPVLLVGNGVHGAGAEASLRQLIEQLGIPTLTTWIGADLLEYDHPYYFGRCGTVAPRGANFTVQNADLVLAIGCRMDFSITGFDRSQFAREAEIVVVDIDPAEIAKLGELPDERFVCDAGAFIESLLEQMPAEPLVLDDWLARCTQWKTRYPVVLPGYREPRGFVNTYVFTETLCEAMDEGELLIPGSSGAAIDTFWLAARLKRGQRSVATGGLGSMGYGLPAALGGCLGAGGKRTVSVDGDGGFVMNIQELEVVRRLQLPIKYFVLNNNGYASIRASQSGYFKETIGCDPASGMSLPDIVALAGAMGIRSLRVSDQAALAETIRDVLDSPGPVVCEVLVEPDQPIGPRVTSRIGVNGKMVSSPLEDLYPFLDREELRANMLVPLIQE; encoded by the coding sequence ATGCGTGTCGCCGATTACATCTTCGAGTTCATCGCCAATCAAGGTATCGGCCATGTGTTCTTCCTGCCGGGTGGCGGGGCGATGCACCTGAACAATGCCTTGCTGCGCCAACCACGACTGAGTGCGGTGAGCATGCTGCACGAGCAGGGTGCGTCCATCGCCTCGGAGGGCTATGCGCGCACTTCCGGCAAGTTCGGCGCTTGCCTGGTTACTTCTGGCCCCGGTGCAACCAACGCCATCACTGGCCTGGCCGGTGCCTGGTTCGAGTCGACCCCGGTGCTGTTCGTTTCCGGCCAGGTCAAGCGTGCCGATCTCAAAGGCGACAGTGGTCTGCGTCAGCTCGGTACTCAGGAGCTGGATATCGTCAGTGTGGTCACGCCCCTGACCAAGTACGCGGTGTGTCTGCTTGATCCTCTGCGAGTGCGCTACGAGTTGGAGAAGGCGTTGTATCTGATGCTCAGCGGACGCAAAGGGCCGGTGTGGTTCGATGTGCCGCTGGATGTTCAAGCCACCGAGGTTGACCCCGAACAATTGCAAAGGTACGAGGCGCCGCACCACGTTGAACCGACTGCTCCCGATGCCCCGGCGTTGGTGCGATTGGCGCAGCGACTGCAGCAGGCGCAGCGTCCAGTGCTGCTGGTCGGTAATGGTGTACATGGCGCAGGTGCCGAAGCCAGCCTACGCCAGTTGATCGAACAACTGGGTATACCCACCCTGACGACCTGGATCGGCGCCGACCTACTTGAGTATGACCATCCATACTATTTTGGTCGCTGTGGTACGGTGGCCCCACGCGGCGCCAATTTCACGGTGCAAAATGCCGATTTAGTGCTGGCTATCGGCTGTCGCATGGACTTTTCCATCACAGGTTTCGATCGCAGCCAGTTCGCCCGTGAAGCTGAAATCGTGGTCGTGGACATCGACCCAGCGGAAATCGCCAAGCTGGGCGAACTGCCCGATGAGCGTTTCGTATGCGACGCCGGTGCTTTCATTGAAAGCTTGCTCGAGCAGATGCCTGCTGAGCCGCTAGTTCTCGATGATTGGCTTGCGCGCTGCACACAATGGAAAACTCGCTATCCGGTGGTCTTGCCGGGATATCGCGAGCCACGTGGCTTCGTCAACACCTACGTGTTCACTGAAACCCTGTGCGAAGCCATGGATGAGGGAGAGCTGCTCATTCCCGGTAGTTCCGGCGCGGCCATTGATACTTTCTGGCTAGCGGCCCGGCTCAAACGTGGGCAGCGTTCGGTGGCAACGGGTGGGCTTGGCTCGATGGGCTATGGCCTGCCGGCGGCGTTGGGCGGTTGCCTGGGAGCTGGCGGTAAACGCACAGTTTCGGTCGACGGGGATGGTGGCTTCGTAATGAACATCCAGGAGCTGGAGGTGGTTCGCCGCCTACAACTGCCGATCAAGTACTTCGTGCTGAACAACAACGGATATGCCTCTATTCGTGCATCGCAGAGCGGCTACTTCAAGGAAACCATCGGCTGCGATCCAGCCTCGGGCATGAGTCTGCCGGATATCGTGGCGTTGGCTGGTGCCATGGGGATTCGCAGTTTGCGAGTCAGTGACCAGGCGGCCCTTGCGGAGACTATCCGCGATGTACTCGACAGTCCCGGGCCGGTGGTTTGTGAGGTGTTGGTAGAGCCTGATCAGCCCATTGGCCCGCGTGTGACTTCGCGTATCGGTGTCAATGGCAAGATGGTGTCCAGCCCGCTGGAAGACCTGTATCCGTTCCTCGACCGTGAAGAACTACGAGCGAACATGCTTGTACCGCTGATTCAGGAGTGA
- a CDS encoding FkbM family methyltransferase — translation MSAETLESELERLLAEPLKSVRERQTHTLERLIGDLDRPFALFGASHLGRKAQAVLRDMGLVPCAFMDNNPALWGTTIDSVPVYSPAQLAEQWQGALPSVICTIWSGHIHDCMTDRLAPLRALGFEHIALFGHLAWRYPQHLLPHYCMDLPEKVLPAADAIRQAFALLGDEASRRLFVNHVAWRLHLDHNLLPVSSPLQIYFAPHFSTDCADEVVFDLGAFNGDTLEGYLATGRGYREYHCFEPVARNFAALRDSLERQARPGLYAHRLAVGDSNGEVLIEAANGPSSRVGLGDERVPMTTLDDLTSQGLPPTFIKIDIEGFEPQCLAGGRRLITERHPVIAVSVYHEQNHLWQILLQLHSYYDGYRFSLCPHVSDGWDLVLYAAPADRVPSFSHREQ, via the coding sequence ATGAGTGCTGAAACTCTTGAGAGCGAGCTGGAGAGGTTGCTTGCTGAGCCCCTGAAGTCCGTACGTGAACGTCAAACCCACACGCTGGAGCGCCTGATTGGCGACCTCGATCGGCCCTTTGCGCTGTTCGGTGCGAGCCACCTGGGGCGCAAGGCTCAAGCCGTGCTAAGGGACATGGGCCTGGTGCCCTGTGCCTTCATGGACAACAATCCGGCGCTGTGGGGAACCACCATCGACTCGGTGCCGGTATACAGTCCCGCCCAGTTGGCCGAGCAATGGCAAGGGGCGTTGCCGTCGGTTATCTGCACGATCTGGAGCGGGCATATCCACGATTGCATGACGGATCGCCTGGCGCCTCTGCGCGCGTTGGGGTTCGAGCACATTGCTCTGTTTGGTCACCTGGCCTGGCGCTATCCGCAGCATTTACTGCCGCATTACTGCATGGATCTGCCGGAGAAGGTGCTGCCCGCAGCCGATGCCATACGGCAGGCATTCGCCCTGCTGGGCGATGAGGCATCGCGCCGGTTGTTCGTCAATCATGTCGCCTGGCGTCTGCACCTGGATCACAACCTGTTACCGGTTTCCTCACCCTTACAGATTTACTTTGCCCCCCATTTCAGTACCGACTGCGCTGACGAAGTGGTATTTGACCTGGGAGCCTTCAACGGCGACACGCTGGAAGGCTACCTAGCCACGGGGCGCGGTTATCGCGAATATCACTGTTTCGAGCCCGTGGCGAGGAACTTCGCGGCGCTGCGCGACAGCCTGGAGCGTCAGGCCCGCCCCGGGCTCTACGCCCATCGCCTGGCTGTGGGCGACAGCAACGGCGAGGTGCTGATAGAGGCTGCCAACGGCCCTTCGTCACGGGTTGGTCTGGGCGATGAGCGCGTGCCAATGACCACTCTGGACGACCTAACCAGCCAAGGGCTACCGCCGACCTTTATCAAGATCGACATAGAGGGTTTCGAGCCACAGTGCCTGGCAGGTGGTCGCCGCTTGATCACCGAGCGCCATCCGGTGATCGCGGTCAGCGTTTACCACGAGCAGAACCACCTATGGCAAATCCTCCTGCAACTGCACAGCTACTACGATGGCTATCGCTTCAGCCTGTGCCCCCATGTCAGTGACGGCTGGGATCTGGTGCTCTACGCCGCACCTGCCGATCGCGTTCCCTCTTTCTCCCATAGAGAGCAATGA